The following coding sequences lie in one Desulfobacterales bacterium genomic window:
- a CDS encoding tyrosine-protein phosphatase, whose amino-acid sequence MTILETTAPISDVSADRNSKGELIISWQSKRKQLPISVYHGTTPETIQSKVPFKITKDPAAVIRSQLDPTVPHYFKILFEGNNAITVGERRLPLQETVNTRDLGGYETTDGRRVKWGKVFRSDHLARLTDKDIAFLQRLKIQSVCDFRTLVEVRNRPDRFPAGDSGSYVHLPVNHLQFEPGLLFEKLKNGDADWLTPEFLIEGYLLNVDQFASTWGEVFKRLADPAHLPLIFHCTGGKDRAGACAALILLALGVPEKTVISDYGLSNIYIADVVNQIYDQFDIDAQYRKKISPYFSAPQYCIEAMISHLNEKYGSAMAYLASRAGVTEEMLQTIKSQLLE is encoded by the coding sequence ATGACTATTTTAGAAACGACTGCGCCTATCTCTGATGTCTCTGCCGACCGCAACAGCAAGGGCGAGTTGATCATCAGCTGGCAAAGCAAACGTAAACAGCTGCCGATTTCCGTTTATCACGGAACAACACCCGAAACCATTCAGTCTAAAGTACCTTTTAAGATAACCAAAGATCCGGCGGCGGTCATCAGATCGCAACTGGACCCCACGGTTCCCCATTATTTTAAAATTTTATTTGAAGGGAACAATGCGATCACCGTGGGTGAGCGGCGTCTGCCTCTGCAAGAAACCGTAAACACCAGAGATCTTGGTGGGTATGAAACCACCGATGGCCGCCGGGTTAAATGGGGTAAAGTCTTCCGCTCCGATCACCTGGCCCGACTGACCGATAAAGACATTGCTTTTTTGCAGCGTCTGAAGATTCAAAGTGTTTGCGATTTTCGCACCTTGGTTGAAGTCCGCAACCGGCCGGATCGTTTCCCAGCAGGTGACAGCGGATCATACGTTCACTTGCCTGTCAACCACCTTCAATTTGAACCGGGCCTTTTATTTGAAAAACTAAAAAATGGGGATGCCGATTGGTTAACTCCTGAATTTTTAATTGAAGGCTACCTGTTAAATGTGGATCAATTTGCGAGCACCTGGGGTGAAGTATTCAAGCGCCTGGCAGACCCGGCGCATCTGCCGCTGATTTTTCACTGTACCGGCGGTAAGGACCGGGCCGGCGCCTGTGCGGCTTTGATTTTACTGGCCCTGGGGGTACCCGAAAAAACCGTCATCAGCGACTACGGGCTATCCAATATTTATATCGCCGATGTGGTCAATCAGATTTACGATCAGTTCGATATTGATGCCCAATATCGGAAAAAAATTTCTCCCTATTTTTCGGCCCCACAGTACTGCATTGAAGCCATGATTTCGCATCTGAATGAGAAGTATGGCTCTGCGATGGCCTACCTCGCATCGCGGGCGGGGGTAACTGAGGAGATGCTGCAAACAATCAAGTCTCAGTTGCTCGAATAA